Genomic segment of Sulfitobacter faviae:
TTCTATATGTAGAACGCAGTAGCAGAGGAATGACCACATGTCTTTTCAACCTCAGTTTCCCGGCATCTTCGACCTTGAGCAGCAAGGTCGCCCGCCCCGTGGCAGCGATAGCGCGCAGCCCAAACAGGCCGACCGCCGCATGCCCGCGACCGAAAAACAGATGCAATACGCCCAGTCCCTCGCCAAGCGAACGGGCGAAGAGCTTCCCAAAGGCATCGAAGCGGATCGCGCGGCGGTCTCGGAATGGATCGACGCCCATAAACCGCAAGCGTTGGAGGGGCCCTTTGCCGCCTACCCGTCCGCCAAACAGGTCGCTTTTGCCGAACGCATCGCGCGGTTGAAACGCCGCGATGTCCCGCAGGAGTGTTTTCGCGACAAAACCCTGATGTCGCGCTGGATCGACGGCAACAAACCGCGCTGATCCATCGGGCCCTGCGCTTTACCTTTCGTCACCCATGGCAGGGTGCGGTTTCGCTGCTACCTTTCTGTCATGGGCTATCCGACCTCCATCGCTGAGACTTTGGCCGACGGCACCGTGCATGTGCTGAGCCTTGGCTTCGCCATTCCCGCCAGCATCCTTTTGATGATCCATGCCGCCGGGCAAGAGGGGCAATTGACCGCCACGGCGATCTACGCAGGCTGCATCCTTGCCTCTTTCACTGCATCTGCCGTCTACCACCTGCTGCCCTTCGACCGCAGCCGCGCCTTTCTGGGCCGGGTCGATCATGCGGCGATCTACTTTAAGATCGCGGGCACTTATACGCCGCTGGTGATGGTGATCGGCTCTGGCTTTGCCTATGGCATCCTTGGCGTGGTCTGGGCGCTGGCGGTGATCGGCGCGGTGGCCAAGCTCTGGTTCTGGCGCACCGATGCGCGCGGATCACTCGCGCTCTACCTCGGCATGGGCTGGCTCTCGGTGCTGCTGATCTACCCGATGTGGCACAATCTGCCGGGAGCGGCACTGGCGCTGGTGGCCGCGGGCGGGCTGACCTATTCGGCGGGTACCTTGGTCTATGCCCATCCCGGGATGCGCTATCAAAACGCGATCTGGCATGTCTTCGTGCTGGTCGCCACGGCCTGTTTCTTTGCCGCCATCGCGCTCAGCCTTTAGCCCGCGGCCTCATCCAGATAGGCCCGCACGCAGGTCTGCACATGGCGAAAACGGTCGCCGCCCAGATGTTTGCCACCGTACCAGCGGGTGACGACGATCAGATGATCGGTCAGCCCCTCGCGCTCCAACATTCGCAAGATCACCATGCCCGCGCCGGATTCGCCATCGTCGCCTTTGAGCGGGCCGCCATCCGACAGGAGCACCGCCCAAGTGTTATGCGTGGCCTTCGCGTAGGATTTGTCGCGTTTGAGGTCTTTCAACGCGGCATCCACCTCGGCCCGGTCACGCGCAGGGCAGCCCGACACCGCATATTTCGACCCGCGGTCGTTCAGCACCTGCCCCAGTTTGCGCAAAGCGTTACAGCCCCGCCATTGTGCGCCGCACGATATCGATCCGGGCGTTATTGGGCGGATGGGTGCCAAGGAAACGGTCGCCGGGGTCGGGAATGCGGGTAAAGAACTCGGCGCCGCGCAGCGGGTCATAGCCCGCCCGCGCGGTGATGATCGTGCCAAGGGCGTCGGCCTCAAGCTCGAAATCCTTGGAATAACGCCGCGCGCCGACCTCTGCGCCCAATTCCTGCGCCGTGCGCACGGCATTGGCATCGCCCCCGCTGAGCGTGGCGAGACCGGCAAAGATCACCGCCC
This window contains:
- the trhA gene encoding PAQR family membrane homeostasis protein TrhA; the encoded protein is MGYPTSIAETLADGTVHVLSLGFAIPASILLMIHAAGQEGQLTATAIYAGCILASFTASAVYHLLPFDRSRAFLGRVDHAAIYFKIAGTYTPLVMVIGSGFAYGILGVVWALAVIGAVAKLWFWRTDARGSLALYLGMGWLSVLLIYPMWHNLPGAALALVAAGGLTYSAGTLVYAHPGMRYQNAIWHVFVLVATACFFAAIALSL
- a CDS encoding YigZ family protein; the protein is MRKLGQVLNDRGSKYAVSGCPARDRAEVDAALKDLKRDKSYAKATHNTWAVLLSDGGPLKGDDGESGAGMVILRMLEREGLTDHLIVVTRWYGGKHLGGDRFRHVQTCVRAYLDEAAG